A region from the Benincasa hispida cultivar B227 chromosome 10, ASM972705v1, whole genome shotgun sequence genome encodes:
- the LOC120087822 gene encoding uncharacterized protein LOC120087822, which yields MEKHSENGKREEMEKLCRRCNRSYLPSSNSSSSCRFHPSFFVCRRHDDQKRYYELGPDDPPYAAKFYDCCGAEDVEASGCTTSFHVSYDE from the exons ATGGAGAAACATAGCGAGAATGGTAAACGTGAAGAAATGGAGAAGCTTTGTCGAAGATGTAATCGTTCCTATCTTCCATCCTCCAATTCATCCTCTTCATGCCGTTTCCATCCTTCTTTTTTCGTCTGTCGTCGTCACGACGACCAAAAGAG GTACTATGAATTGGGACCCGATGACCCGCCGTATGCTGCCAAATTCTACGACTGTTGTGGGGCTGAGGACGTTGAGGCGTCAGGCTGCACCACCAGCTTCCATGTTTCTTATGATGAATGA
- the LOC120089149 gene encoding secreted RxLR effector protein 161-like, whose protein sequence is MTRCKPTDTPIEYNSKLSNTSNSVPVNKEGISVSVVSQFMQAPCEEHIIVVERILRYLKGTPGKGLMFKKPDKRCIEAYTDSDWAGSVVDRKSTLGYFTFVWGNLVTWRSKKQGVVARSSIKAEYRAMSLGICEEIWLMKVLSDLHQDNELPMKLFCDNKAAISIANNPV, encoded by the exons ATGACTAGGTGCAAACCTACTGACACCCcaattgaatataattcaaagctCAGCAATACTAGTAACAGTGTTCCGGTCAATAAAGAAGGTATCAGCG TGAGTGTCgtcagtcagtttatgcaagctCCTTGTGAAGAACACATCATAGTAGTTGAACGCATCCTacgatatttgaaaggtacaCCAGGTAAGGGGTTAATGTTCAAGAAGCCTGATAAACGTTGCATTGAAgcctacactgattctgattgggcagggtctgttgttgatagaaaatcaaCATTAGGGTATTTCACCTTTGTTTGGGGTAATCTTGTGACCTGGAGGAGCAAGAAACAGGGAGTTGTGGCTAGAAGTAGTATAAAAGCTGAGTATCGAGCCATGAGtttagggatatgtgaagaaatctggttgatgAAAGTGTTGTCAGATCTTCATCAAGACAATGAGCTCCCAATGAAActgttttgtgacaataaggcaGCAATAAGTATTGCAAATAATCCTGTTTAG